A genomic window from Streptomyces sp. NBC_00234 includes:
- a CDS encoding antitoxin has product MSAMDKIKNMLKGHEDQAAKGVDKAGDMVDDRTQGKYSDKVDIAQDKIKQQLGTDRDQDVPPAS; this is encoded by the coding sequence ATGTCCGCGATGGACAAGATCAAGAACATGCTCAAGGGTCACGAGGACCAGGCGGCGAAGGGCGTCGACAAGGCCGGCGACATGGTCGACGACCGCACGCAGGGCAAGTACAGCGACAAGGTCGACATCGCGCAGGACAAGATCAAGCAACAGCTCGGCACCGACCGCGACCAGGACGTGCCGCCCGCCTCCTGA
- a CDS encoding MASE1 domain-containing protein: protein MIRSKESRRRTVAALQMLGVAAAYYASAQLGFLQEVVVDGAVVTPLWPPTGIALGALLYLGTRIWPGIALGALVTIIDISGSLTLYGVVIAAGNTVAPLCAFLMLRRIGFRVELDRLRDGVALVFVGALLGMLISATVGAGALLLSDKLPLDRFWLVWSAWWVGDAMGVLVVTPFLLVLRRARMPRRTDRWAEAALLLVTALAVTLVATRGTLSMIYLVFPVLIWAALRFELPGSAPCALLVSVAAVTAGREAVGPFEDHTVLEVMVNLNILNGCVALTALLLAAIVTEHQNIRRETELACEELAALVDQLAPLPPIPRPGTGIGSDTGPWDEDDR from the coding sequence GTGATCCGTAGCAAGGAATCGAGACGTCGGACCGTAGCCGCCCTGCAGATGCTCGGTGTCGCCGCCGCCTACTACGCGTCCGCCCAGCTCGGCTTCCTCCAGGAGGTGGTGGTGGACGGTGCGGTCGTCACCCCGCTCTGGCCACCGACGGGCATCGCCCTGGGGGCACTGCTGTATCTGGGCACACGGATCTGGCCGGGCATCGCACTCGGTGCGCTGGTGACCATCATCGACATCAGCGGTTCGCTCACCCTGTACGGCGTCGTGATCGCCGCGGGCAACACCGTGGCTCCCCTGTGTGCCTTCCTCATGCTGCGCAGGATCGGATTCCGAGTCGAGCTGGACCGGCTGCGGGACGGTGTGGCGCTGGTATTCGTGGGCGCGCTGCTGGGGATGCTCATCAGTGCGACGGTGGGTGCCGGGGCGCTGCTGCTCAGCGACAAGCTGCCGCTCGACCGGTTCTGGCTCGTGTGGTCGGCCTGGTGGGTGGGGGACGCGATGGGCGTCCTCGTGGTCACACCGTTCCTGCTCGTGCTGCGCCGGGCTCGGATGCCCCGGCGGACGGACCGGTGGGCGGAAGCGGCGTTACTGCTGGTCACCGCGCTGGCGGTGACGCTGGTGGCGACCAGGGGCACGCTGTCCATGATCTATCTGGTCTTCCCGGTCCTCATCTGGGCGGCTCTCCGGTTCGAGCTGCCCGGCAGCGCACCATGCGCCCTGCTCGTCTCCGTGGCCGCGGTGACCGCCGGGAGGGAAGCCGTCGGACCGTTCGAGGACCACACCGTCCTGGAGGTCATGGTGAACCTCAACATCCTCAACGGCTGTGTGGCCCTGACGGCGCTGCTGCTGGCCGCGATCGTCACCGAGCACCAGAACATACGGCGGGAGACGGAGCTGGCCTGCGAGGAACTGGCCGCGCTGGTGGACCAGCTCGCCCCCCTGCCCCCGATTCCGCGGCCGGGCACCGGAATCGGCTCCGACACCGGCCCATGGGACGAGGACGACCGCTGA
- a CDS encoding PP2C family protein-serine/threonine phosphatase: MNRRRTPRSASAEELLNTLHHLTARARQEVELHRARVELAQALQRGMLPASLPALRGLQTAARYTPAHHGLDIGGDWYDGFALPDGSLGFAIGDVQGHDVEAAAFMGQIRIGMRAIAGTEPDPGEVMGRTNDLLVSVGSTLFATCTFFRLDPLTWELHSARAGHVPCVWATADGRSGVTADEGGMPLGIAAHERYPVTRHRLDAAGAFVLLTDGVVEGPSLRIDEGLDRVRQIVSAHADASAEELADEILRAAELTGHEDDAAVLVLRHEAAIRPEVT; encoded by the coding sequence ATGAACCGGCGTCGGACCCCCCGCTCAGCTAGCGCCGAAGAGCTCCTCAACACGCTTCACCACCTGACGGCGCGTGCCCGGCAGGAAGTGGAGCTGCACCGAGCCAGGGTGGAGCTCGCCCAGGCGCTGCAGCGCGGGATGCTGCCTGCCTCGTTGCCCGCCCTGCGCGGGTTGCAGACGGCCGCTCGGTACACGCCGGCGCACCACGGGCTGGACATCGGCGGCGACTGGTACGACGGTTTCGCGCTCCCCGACGGCTCGCTGGGCTTCGCCATCGGTGACGTCCAGGGGCACGACGTCGAGGCCGCCGCCTTCATGGGCCAGATCCGCATCGGCATGCGCGCCATCGCCGGAACCGAACCCGATCCGGGCGAGGTCATGGGGCGTACGAACGACCTGCTCGTCTCGGTGGGCTCGACGCTCTTCGCGACCTGTACGTTCTTCCGCCTCGACCCGCTGACCTGGGAGCTCCACAGTGCGCGCGCCGGTCATGTGCCGTGTGTGTGGGCCACTGCCGACGGGCGGTCGGGCGTGACGGCCGACGAGGGCGGAATGCCGCTGGGCATCGCCGCGCACGAGCGCTATCCCGTGACCCGGCACAGGCTCGACGCGGCGGGAGCCTTCGTCCTGCTCACCGACGGGGTGGTCGAGGGCCCGTCCCTGCGGATCGACGAGGGCCTGGACCGCGTGCGGCAGATCGTGAGTGCGCACGCGGATGCGTCGGCAGAGGAACTGGCCGACGAGATCCTCCGGGCGGCGGAGCTCACCGGTCACGAGGACGACGCCGCCGTACTCGTCCTGCGCCACGAGGCCGCGATCCGTCCCGAGGTGACGTAG